The region CAACAACATTACCAGCAATAAAACAACAGTACCACCGACAACATACCAGCACCTGACAACAGTACCACCGACAACcttaacagcaacaacattaccaGCAACAACATTACCAGCACACAGTACCAGCACAACATACCACCGACAACAGTACCACCGCCAACAGTACATCACACATTACAGCAACACGTACCATCAACCATACAGTACACGACACAGTACCACGACAACATTACCAGCAACAACATTAACGCACAACCAGTACcccaccgacaacattaccagCACAACATTACCACCAAAACAGTACCAGCAAAACATTACCAGCACACAACGCCACCGACAACataccaccgacaacattaccagTCAACACTAATTACCCAAGCACATCATAACACCGACGAACAATTACCAGCACACAGTGACGCCCAACAACAGTGACCACGCAACACATTACCAGCCACAGTCCAGCAGCACCGTACCATCACCACAGTTACCACAACACAGTACCACCGACTAAACAGTACCAGCCAAAACAGTAATCCTACCGacaacagtaccaccaacaacagtacaCAACACAGTACCACAACACAACAGTACCAGCAACACAAGTACCCACCGGACAACTTACCAAGAAACAACAGTACCAGCAACAACGTACGCACAACAACAGTGCCCGCAACACAGTACCACCCGACACAGTACCACCGACACGTACCAGCAACAACAGTACCAGCACAACAGTAATCACCTGACCGCTTTAACATCAACAACAGTACGCATTCAACAACAGTACCACCACACAGGTACCAATCAACACCAGTACCCAACAACATACCTACCAACAACGATTAACAGCACAACATACACCAACAACAGTACCAGCAACAACAGTACCAGCAACAACAGTTATACCACCACACATTACCAAACACAGTAACCCTCCGACAacattaccaccaacaacagtaccaccaacaacgtaccaaaggggggggggacaacagGTACCAGCAACACATTACCAGCAACAACATTAACTAGCAACAACTACCATACAACAACAGTACCAGCACAACATTAACCAGcacaacagtacacacacacattaccatcaACAACAGTAACACCGACAACAGTAACACCAGAACAACATTACCACAACAACAGTAACACCGACAACAGTACCGAGCAACCATTAACCAGCAGACACATTACCAGCAACAACACAGTACCCAGCACAACGTACCAGCACACAGTACCACAACACGTACCAGCAACAACAGTACCAgcaacaacagtaccaccaacaacatCCCAGCAACAACAGTAACCAGCAACAACATACCAGCAACAACAGTACCAGCAACAACAGTACCATCAACCCAACAGTACCAGCACAACAGTACCAGCAAACAACATATCAGCACAACAGTacgaaaaacagcaacaacagtacaaCCAACAACATTtaccagcaacaacagtaacCACCAACACATTACCATCAACACAGtaccaccaaacaaacatataccagCAACAACAGTATACACAGCACCAAACAGTACGCACGACAACATTACCAGCAACCAACAGATACCATCAAACAACAGTACCGACCGCAACATGTACCAGCAACAAGGTTCCACGACACATTACCATCAACAACATTCCGAGCACAACataccaccaacaacagtactACCAACAACATTACCACACAACGTACCACACAAAGTAACCACCGACAACAGTACCACCCACAGTACAACCGACAACAGTACCAGCAACACATTACCAGCAACAACATCCCACCTTACAAATTACCGCAACACATTACCAGCAACAACATGTACCATCAACACATTAGCCAAACCGACAACTTACAACAAACAACataccaccgacaacattaccaaCAACAACGTACCAACGACAACATTACGCAGCAACACAGTACAGCAACAACAGTACCAGCCAACAACATTACGCAACAACATTAACCACCGCACAttaccaacaacaacagtaaccatCACCGACAACATTATCCGCAACAACATTTACCACCGACAACAATACCAGCAACAACATTAAATCACAACAGTACCAGCACAACAGTAAAACCTACCGTGAccattaccaccgacaacattcCAGCACACATTACCAGCAACACAGTTACACGACCAACAGTAAAGCAACACATTACCACccaacaagaattaaaaaaaaaaataacataccagCAACAACAGTACCAAGCAACAACAGTACCACAAGCAACCACGTCCCACCGACAACAGTAACCTACCGACAACAGTACACCAAAAACAGTACCAGCACCCCAGTACGCAGCAACAACAGTACCATCAACAACAGTACCACCGACAACAGTACCACCGACAACAGTACCACCGACAACAGTCGCACCGACAACAGTACCACTGACAACAGCCGCACCAACAACAGTACCACTGAAAACAGTCGCACCAACAACAGCTGCACCGACAACAGCCGCACCGACAACAGCCGCACCGACAACAGCCGCAACCGATATCGCACACACCGACACAGCTTAACCGACACCAGCTGCAACCAGCAACAGCGCGCCCGACAAACCAGTCGCACCGACACAGCTGCACCGACACAGCCGCGCCGACCACAGGCCGCACCGACAACAGACCCGTGCCCGACAACAGCTGCACCGACACACCCGAACCGGACACCACTGCACCGACAACAGCTGCACCGCAACACCCGCACCGTACACGACAGCCCGCACGACAACACACGCACCGACACCGCCTCACTACAACCACCTGCACCGACAAAACACCTCCGCACCGACAACAGTCCGCACCGACAACACAGCGCACCGACAACATTCGCACCGACAACAGTACCCCGACCCACATTCGCACCGACACAGCTGCACCGACGACATTCTCACCGACACACCGCACCGACACCGTCGCCCTACAACAGTACCACCAAAACAGTCACACCGACACATCTGCACAGACAACAGTCTCACCGACAACACCTGCACCGACACAGTCGCACCACAACACCCGCACCGGGGACAACAGTCGCACCGACAACATGGTACCACCGACAACAGTCCGCAACAAACAACCAGTCGCACCTGACCGCAACTTCTGCTCAACAAGTTGAAACCGCACACTCTCGTCTGGTGAATGTAACTTCATCTGTCGCAGAAAATGGGACTTTTATCCTCATTCACGGCCAATGCTCGCAGTATGTTTCTGTGGACAACTCAGTGTGCTTATGTTCAGCATGCCACTGGTCCCTTCATTCACTCGCGGTAAGCAGAACTGCGACTGCCTGCAGGATGAAGGTTGCACTGATGATTGAGACGCACCTGCCCCTTGTCTAATCCTGCAGCCCTCCACCCGACCTTCCGTCTCAAATGAACAAATCTGTGACTGCGAGTGTTTGTCTGAAGCTCGCTCCAATGACTGTCCTCTATTATTTATTGTGCAGTAAGTCATTGGTACCCTACGATTTTAAAAACTGATTATGTAAATATGCCCATATACGATCTAAATAGATATTAAATTTGCTTGTGTTTCAGCCGGGCCGATGCCACAGTTCCATGCTGTTCAGATTGTCTAGTTTCCATCCTGAATTCACAATGCCGGCCTTCAAACGCTGTTACCCTCATTGCCAGCCAGAAAGTACCACGCACAGGTGACCCACTGGGGAGTGTCATTTATCCAGCTGACGTCCTGTTTTTCAGAGTAGTACAAATGTGAATTTGCTCCAAATGTTTTTCTTCCACTTATTTGAAC is a window of Penaeus monodon isolate SGIC_2016 chromosome 36, NSTDA_Pmon_1, whole genome shotgun sequence DNA encoding:
- the LOC119595598 gene encoding mucin-5AC-like is translated as MYHHNSYHRQQYTTTVQHQHSSNNSNRTINSNQPTTVPATKQYHDNTVPAHQYPDNSKPDRHQQHYQQQHYQHTVPAQHTTDNSTTANSTSHITATRTINHTVHDTYHQQQYTTQYHNTTVPATQVPTGQLTKKQQYQQQRTHNNSARNTVPPDTVPPTRTSNNSTSTTYRATINQQTHYQQQHSTQHNVPAHSTTTRTSNNSTSNNSTTNNIPATTVTSNNIPATTVPATTVPSTQQYQHNSTSKQHISTTVRKTATTVQPTTFTSNNSNHQHITINTVPPNKHIPATTVYTAPNSTHDNITSNQQIPSNNSTDRNMYQQQGSTTHYHQQHSEHNIPPTTVLPTTLPHNVPHKVTTDNSTTHSTTDNSTSNTLPATTSHLTNYRNTLPATTCTINTLAKPTTYNKQHTTDNITNNNVPTTTLRSNTVQQQQYQPTTLRNNINHRTLPTTTYQHNSKTYRDHYHRQHSSTHYQQHSYTTNSKATHYHPTRIKKKNNIPATTVPSNNSTTSNHVPPTTVTYRQQYTKNSTSTPVRSNNSTINNSTTDNSTTDNSTTDNSRTDNSTTDNSRTNNSTTENSRTNNSCTDNSRTDNSRTDNSRNRYRTHRHSLTDTSCNQQQRARQTSRTDTAAPTQPRRPQAAPTTDPCPTTAAPTHPNRTPLHRQQLHRNTRTVHDSPHDNTRTDTASLQPPAPTKHLRTDNSPHRQHSAPTTFAPTTVPRPTFAPTQLHRRHSHRHTAPTPSPYNSTTKTVTPTHLHRQQSHRQHLHRHSRTTTPAPGTTVAPTTWYHRQQSATNNQSHLTATSAQQVETAHSRLVNVTSSVAENGTFILIHGQCSQYVSVDNSVCLCSACHWSLHSLAPGRCHSSMLFRLSSFHPEFTMPAFKRCYPHCQPENLDDLLTESECFINSSAEKPHNDGAPPQYVTGMDKHYLPGYVS